GCTGGGACGCACTTGCCAACAATAATCTCATACATCAATGGACACTCTCGCAAACAGAAGTAGAAGAGTCGTTAGGTCGATCACTCAACAGCTACCCCGAATTTTCAAATACAACAGCGCCAAACACCCCTTTCATCACATTAGCTTATGCCTATCTAAACGCTCCTCAAGTAGGAGTAAACTTGCTTGGCGAAGCACGCTACAAAGCGCTGATGGACCGTTTAACACCTGGCGACCACCTTCTTTGGGTTGGCTCTAGCGGCCTTTACCCCCATGCCGAAGAAAACTACACACCAGCAACCGTTCCATCACGCTTGTCCTTAGACCAAGGAGGCTTATCGGTAGAAATACGCGATATCAATGCACCCAGCGAATTTAATGACATTATTACTCCTGGTGCGCCTCGCTTCTCGACGGCCCATTTTTTAAGAATTAAAGGCAGCGCAGGTTTTGACCCAGGCAGCCCTGTTGATCTTAAGCTACATGTAAACCTTGCAAGAAATCACTTGATTAGCGATAGCGCAACTTTCCTTAGCCACTACCAGCTCCCTGACAGTGAATGGGAACCCGTACAAATAGACACCGCAAAACCACTGCCGTTGTGGATAAAGCTTTGGATGGATCGCTGGGTTAGCGTATGTATTTTATTAATAGGCCTAACTGTTTTAATCGTTAGCTTTATCAAGCAAGACCGCCTAAGTCGCTGGAAACACTTCCATGCTTTTCGCTGGGGGTATTTGGCATTCACTCTCTTTTTTATTGGATTTTATGCGCAGGGCCAATTGTCCATCGTTAACATTTTCACCTTGTTCCACTCGATAAAAGACGGCTTTGATATCACCATTTTTTTATTAGACCCCGTCATTTTTATCCTGTGGATTGTCACTTTTATTAGTTTATTTATCTGGGGACGCGGGCTTTTTTGTGGATGGCTTTGCCCTTTTGGAGCCTTACAGGAAATGTCCTCTTGGTTGGGCAAAAAAATAGGCCTTAAACAGATACGCGTTCCGGCTACACTTCACCGTCGCTTAATCTATCTAAAATATCCCATTATAGGCGGGCTAGTAGCCGTCTCTTTCTATTCATTAACGTGGGCCGAAAAGCTATCTGAAGTAGAACCCTTTAAAACCAGTATAACCTTAGTTTTCATCCGCCATTGGCCATTTGTGCTTTATGCCGTAGGGCTGCTGATTGTAGGGATGTTTATTCATAAGTTTTTCTGCCGCTATTTGTGCCCATTAGGCGCAGGCTTGGCAGCTATTGGCTGGTTGCGTCGCTTTGAATTACTAAAACGAGTCGACTTTTGCGGTTCTCCTTGCCAAACCTGCCACCATCGCTGTGAAATAAAAGCCATTA
The nucleotide sequence above comes from Neptunomonas phycophila. Encoded proteins:
- a CDS encoding 4Fe-4S binding protein, which translates into the protein MLYRILLPLVVVVHLWLLTSAAVQANEAVMSPTYAGKPLIDGLPLQALFPKATRFGDKEADLPVYAAYQLDELLGYAWLSDEINNLAGFAGKPIRLLIGLKPDGSFQDVTVIDHHEPVFLHGLGNESMHEFLAQYRNRSVRNQIIVGSAQNSQLSSQSDGGASGTVVFDGVTKATISVMIINDVVLSTALQVARARLEGFALPTQSRLLEKPITSQSWDALANNNLIHQWTLSQTEVEESLGRSLNSYPEFSNTTAPNTPFITLAYAYLNAPQVGVNLLGEARYKALMDRLTPGDHLLWVGSSGLYPHAEENYTPATVPSRLSLDQGGLSVEIRDINAPSEFNDIITPGAPRFSTAHFLRIKGSAGFDPGSPVDLKLHVNLARNHLISDSATFLSHYQLPDSEWEPVQIDTAKPLPLWIKLWMDRWVSVCILLIGLTVLIVSFIKQDRLSRWKHFHAFRWGYLAFTLFFIGFYAQGQLSIVNIFTLFHSIKDGFDITIFLLDPVIFILWIVTFISLFIWGRGLFCGWLCPFGALQEMSSWLGKKIGLKQIRVPATLHRRLIYLKYPIIGGLVAVSFYSLTWAEKLSEVEPFKTSITLVFIRHWPFVLYAVGLLIVGMFIHKFFCRYLCPLGAGLAAIGWLRRFELLKRVDFCGSPCQTCHHRCEIKAIKKSGEIDYNECVQCLECIVILNDEEQCVDKLLTRKKQKKATVSQRIPSVQIHQPS